From one Streptomyces sp. R41 genomic stretch:
- a CDS encoding ThiF family adenylyltransferase — translation MTVEALNRPRIKPEHRAYRTVDGNVRIGSVIHGIGAEIADPQGWVWTLVEAMDGTRGPSAVVAEVVRAHPELPGEDARQAMADLLAAGFVDDAGAVVPLPERERVRYSRGVPLLRWMDLGPRTSPWDAQLRLRRAHVLLIGIGGTGGYAAQSLVASGVGHLHCVDPDTVDLSNLNRQPLFRESDIGRPKVEAALATLRALNSDVTITAERREVRGPGDLAELLRAGDRGGGGVGDAGAGAGGPGAGGPGMGGPRPGRAGTRERDEDGSSENGPGNPRPGGSGGVGLRETLGSGYDLLVLAADRPDDIRRWANRVCLAAGLPWVDAGYRGPLVTAGVYVPGRGACWECLRAGEAARRDLRLAPDQDPEVASPRMPWNPATAVTAGLSGGLLAHAALALLTGVPALDPGFRFGVNLMLPGDPVLQRTPRQLDCPACGERAGGVRE, via the coding sequence GTGACGGTCGAAGCGCTCAACCGGCCCCGGATCAAGCCCGAGCACCGGGCGTACCGCACGGTCGACGGCAACGTCCGCATCGGCAGCGTCATCCACGGCATCGGCGCGGAGATCGCGGATCCGCAGGGCTGGGTCTGGACGCTCGTCGAGGCGATGGACGGGACGCGGGGGCCGTCCGCGGTGGTCGCCGAGGTGGTACGGGCGCACCCGGAGCTGCCCGGCGAGGACGCCCGCCAGGCGATGGCGGACCTGCTCGCCGCCGGGTTCGTGGACGACGCGGGGGCCGTCGTGCCGCTGCCCGAGCGGGAGCGCGTCCGCTACAGCCGCGGGGTGCCGCTGCTGCGCTGGATGGACCTCGGCCCCCGCACCAGCCCCTGGGACGCCCAACTCCGGCTGCGCCGGGCCCACGTCCTCCTGATCGGCATCGGCGGCACCGGCGGCTACGCCGCCCAGAGCCTGGTCGCCTCCGGAGTCGGCCACCTGCACTGCGTGGACCCGGACACAGTGGACCTCTCCAACCTCAACCGCCAGCCCCTGTTCCGCGAGTCCGACATCGGCCGCCCCAAGGTCGAGGCGGCACTGGCCACGCTACGAGCCCTGAACTCGGACGTGACGATCACCGCAGAGCGGCGGGAGGTTCGGGGGCCGGGGGACTTGGCGGAGCTTTTGCGGGCGGGGGATCGGGGCGGGGGTGGGGTGGGCGACGCGGGGGCGGGCGCCGGCGGACCGGGCGCCGGCGGACCAGGTATGGGTGGGCCAAGGCCCGGCAGAGCAGGCACCCGCGAGCGGGACGAGGACGGGTCGAGCGAGAACGGGCCGGGCAACCCACGGCCGGGCGGCTCGGGTGGAGTCGGTCTGAGGGAGACCCTCGGCTCCGGTTATGACCTTCTCGTCCTCGCCGCCGACCGGCCCGATGACATCCGTCGGTGGGCGAACCGGGTCTGCCTGGCCGCAGGCCTCCCGTGGGTCGACGCGGGATACCGTGGTCCCCTGGTGACCGCGGGCGTGTACGTGCCCGGCCGGGGCGCCTGTTGGGAGTGCCTGCGGGCCGGCGAGGCCGCCCGTCGCGATCTGCGCCTCGCGCCGGACCAGGACCCGGAGGTCGCCTCCCCGCGAATGCCGTGGAACCCGGCGACCGCGGTCACCGCGGGTCTCTCCGGCGGCCTCCTCGCCCACGCGGCCCTCGCCCTCCTGACCGGAGTCCCCGCACTGGACCCGGGCTTCCGCTTCGGAGTGAACCTGATGCTGCCGGGCGATCCGGTGCTCCAGAGAACCCCACGCCAACTGGACTGCCCGGCGTGCGGGGAGCGGGCCGGCGGGGTGCGCGAGTGA